The following coding sequences lie in one Thermodesulfovibrionales bacterium genomic window:
- a CDS encoding DUF488 domain-containing protein, with the protein MVKIKRIYDPASPDDGKRILVDRLWPRGIKKEEAGIDEWMKEIAPSGELRKWFGHDPSKWEEFRKKYRGELKGKTEFVEKLAAMAKKGKITLLFSAKDREHNNAVVIKEAIDHQHK; encoded by the coding sequence ATGGTAAAGATCAAAAGGATCTACGACCCCGCCTCCCCCGATGACGGAAAGAGGATTCTCGTCGACCGACTCTGGCCGAGGGGAATCAAGAAGGAAGAGGCGGGTATTGACGAATGGATGAAGGAGATCGCTCCGAGCGGCGAACTGAGGAAGTGGTTTGGACACGATCCGTCAAAATGGGAGGAGTTCAGGAAAAAGTACAGGGGCGAACTGAAGGGGAAGACGGAATTCGTTGAAAAGCTCGCTGCCATGGCAAAGAAGGGGAAGATCACCCTCCTGTTTTCGGCAAAGGATAGGGAACATAACAATGCGGTCGTGATAAAGGAAGCGATCGATCATCAGCACAAATGA
- a CDS encoding c-type cytochrome codes for MKRTVTLFLFSLVCCFVAASGFSKEDEKGKSGEVLFKENCSPCHPDGGNIINPKKTLHKKDREANKVLTAEDIVKLMRNPGPGMLKFDEMTVSEKDAKAIAEYIIKTF; via the coding sequence ATGAAAAGGACGGTCACTCTTTTTCTGTTTTCCCTTGTGTGCTGTTTCGTCGCAGCTTCAGGGTTCTCGAAGGAGGACGAGAAGGGGAAATCGGGTGAGGTGCTCTTCAAAGAGAATTGTTCCCCCTGCCATCCTGACGGGGGCAATATCATCAACCCGAAAAAGACCCTGCACAAGAAGGATCGTGAGGCGAACAAGGTCCTCACGGCTGAGGATATCGTGAAGCTTATGAGGAATCCCGGACCGGGAATGCTGAAGTTTGATGAGATGACAGTCTCGGAGAAGGACGCAAAGGCTATTGCAGAGTATATTATAAAGACATTTTAA